DNA sequence from the Gemmatimonadales bacterium genome:
GCACCTGCAGCGACGGCAGAATGCCGGTGAGAATGGCGGTCAGTGTGGCGATCAGGAGCGCGACGCCCAGGAGAAGCGGATCGATCCGCGCCTCCGCTACGCGCGGCAGTGACGTCATTCCGAGCTGCCGGATGGCGGCAACGGTGAGCCAGGCGATCACGATGCCGGCAACCGCGCCGGCCGCGGCGAGCACGCCGGTTTCGATGAAGAGGAGCCGTACGAGGCGGGCCTGTCCGGCGCCCAATGCGGTACGGACGGCGAGCTCACGCCGCCGCCGCTCGCCGCGCACGAGCAGCAGGCCGGCCACGTTGGCGCAAGCGATCAGCAGCACGATGCCCACGGCGCCGAGCAGGACGAGCAGCGGCTGGCGGACCTCGCCGCTCACGAGGTCGTCGACCGGAATCGTGAAGGCGCGGAACCCGAAGGCGGCGGTGTAGATGTTGTCGCGGACGAACCCGGCAACCCGTTCACGCAGCTGCGCGTCGGCCTGCGCCGCCGTCGCGCCTGGGGCCAGGCGTGCCACCGCATAGAAGTTGTGGCTGCCGCCTCCCGGGTTCATGGCGGGCCCGGGGACTGCACCTTGCTGCGCAGCATCGGTTGCCAGCGGCAGGTAGACATCCGTGGCTCCGTCGGCGCCGAAATCGAGCGGCAGCTTGAAGCCGGGAGGCAGGACACCAAGGAGCGATGCGCTCGCTCCGTTGACCTCGATGGTGCCGCCGACGATCGCCGGGTCGGCGCCGAATCGTCGAGACCACAGTTCATGACTGATCACGGCAACGGCCGGGCCGCCCGGCCGGTCCTCGTCCTCGGTAAACCCGCGGCCGCGAATCGGGGTCACCCCCAGGACGCGGAACAGGTCGGCCCCCACCTGGGCGCTGCGAACCCGTTCCGGCTGGTCGCCGCCGGTGAGATTGACCGCGCCGCTCGCGAACAGAGCGATGCTGGCAAAGGCGGGTATCTCGGCTTGCCACGCTTCGTACTCATCGTACGAGAGCCAGGTGCGATCGACGTCCTTCCATGCGCTCCAGACCGTGACGATACCGGCAGGGTTCTCGTACGGCAGCGGCGTGAGGAGCGCGCTGCGCACCACCGCGAACAGCGCAGTTGCTGCGCCGATGCCGACGCCGAGGGCGAGCACGACGATGGTCGTCAGGCCTGCGTCGCGGCGGAGCGAACGAATGGCAAAGGCAAGATCCTTGAGCACAGACTCGATCCGGCTGCCACCCCGCTCGTCTCGCACCTCCTCGGCCACCCTGGTCGTGTTGCCGAAAGCACGGATTGCCGTCTGTCGGGCATCCTTGGGCGCCTCACCCTGATCGATCCGGTACTCCGTTTCGAGATCCAGATGGTGGCGGATCTCTTCGGCGAGCTCGCGATCGGCTCGGCGTCGCCCTATCAGCGCCTCGAGAGCCGAACGAATGGAGGACCAGGCCATGAGAACCTCAGGCGAAGCGAAGGACGCGCTCGACCGCTCCGGCTGAGCGGCGCCAGTCGGCAACAGCGGAGTCGAGCGCTCGGCGCCCCGCCGGAGTCAGGTGGTAGTACCGGGCCCGGCGGTTGTTCTCGCTGGGTCGCCATTCTGCACGGATCAGGTCGCGGCGGAGCAGCCGCTGCAAGGCGGGGTAGAGGGAGCCCTGATTGACATCGAACACGTCACCCGAAACCTGCCGGAGTCGGAACGAAAGACCCCAGCCGTGGGACGTCTCGGCAGAGAGCAGCCTGAGGATCAGCATCTCCAGGGTGCCCTGGAGAACATCGGAGCGAGGGTCGGCCATGCTCCTTTAGACGGGCGACAGGTCGAAATAGTTGCAACGGGGGGGTCGAGCGGGGAGGATCAGGCCTCGAAGCGGATCGGTTGGGCCCCCTCCCAGACGACTCGACGCCCGATTTCTGGCAGGAGGTCGAGCCCCTCGACGACCGTCAGGATATGGTTACCGCGGAGGCGACCGAACTTGCTGGCAAAAACGGTGGTGCCGTACGGGAACAGGATCTCGGTCTCGCTGATGCCCTTGGGGTACAGCAGGATCTGCCCCGGGGCTGGCTGGTCCGTGGCATTCTCCTCGCCCACCCCGGTTTCGAGATCGCCGTACGGTACCCAGGCTGCTTCGCCGCTCCAGCGGGCCTGCAGCAGCGAGCCGGTCAGTGGCAGCAGGCCCAGAAATGCCGCGACCGATCGGGGCGCGCGCTCTCGTTCGAGCTGCGCGGTCAGAACGAGGTCGCCAACGGTGATGCGAATCATGATCACTTCCCGGCAGGTGGCGGAACCAGCGCACTGATGATCGGGTTGCGTGGCAAGCTGGACCGATCGACGGTCACTCCGTCTTTGATAACGGTGCGGATCCGCCGGTAGTTTCGCGCGCTGGCCAGCGGGTCGGCATCGAGGATGACGAGATCGGCGCGCCGCCCCGGTTCGAGGGTGCCGATTTCCTGTTCCAGTCGGTAGGCCCGGGCCACATGACTGGTGGCCGAGCGGAGCACCTCCATAGGCGCCATGCCGGCCTCTTCGAAAGCCACCAGTGCGTTGAAGTGTCCTTCGCCGAGTTTGGTTCTGGAGTCGACCGTATCGGTGGCGAGCGAGCCTGACTCGCTGAGCAGGATCGGGTTCTCGATGCCGGCATCGGTCGACATGAGCAGTGTCACACCGGCGCGAATCATGTTCCGGATGTTGTCGCGGCCGATCTTCATGTAGGGCGTGAGGATGCCGTCCGGCGTCATGGCATCGAGGTGCCGCTGGGTCACGGGCAGCGCCGACACGGCAACCTTGCGGTCGGTCAGCTTGCGGAGGGTGACCTCGGGGATGGCCTGGGTCGGGCCCGAGATATCTCCGTGGGTGACGATGTTGACCCCGGCTTCGATGGCCATGTCGAGACTCTCGACCGATGTCGTGTGGGCCTGAACGGTCATCCCGGCCCGGTGACCTTCTTCGACGATGGCGCGTTGGACCCGTTCCGAAAACGAAATCAGGTTCATGTCGACGTGTCCGCTGCCGCCGAACTTGAGAAAGTCGACGCCGAGCTTCGTATAGCCCCGAATGACCTGACGGACTGAGTCCGGGGTGAGCCAGAGCAGCTCCCGTCCGGTGCCATCCTCCCACAGGGCGTTGGTACGCTGGACGAAGG
Encoded proteins:
- a CDS encoding DUF3830 family protein is translated as MIRITVGDLVLTAQLERERAPRSVAAFLGLLPLTGSLLQARWSGEAAWVPYGDLETGVGEENATDQPAPGQILLYPKGISETEILFPYGTTVFASKFGRLRGNHILTVVEGLDLLPEIGRRVVWEGAQPIRFEA
- a CDS encoding PadR family transcriptional regulator, with the translated sequence MADPRSDVLQGTLEMLILRLLSAETSHGWGLSFRLRQVSGDVFDVNQGSLYPALQRLLRRDLIRAEWRPSENNRRARYYHLTPAGRRALDSAVADWRRSAGAVERVLRFA
- a CDS encoding amidohydrolase family protein; protein product: MPRIRMTLRSMAVFAACWALPAHAQTVAVTGGTVIDATGRAPIPDAVVLIRDGRIAAVGPAAAVTIPTNATRIDARGGYVIPGLMDANLHLYLNGDLETLIRYEGRYHDIIIEAAQIALRAGLTTVFDTWGPRAPLIRARDEINAGRVPGSRFYIAGNIIGFTGPLGADFRLPSAAHASRAFVQRTNALWEDGTGRELLWLTPDSVRQVIRGYTKLGVDFLKFGGSGHVDMNLISFSERVQRAIVEEGHRAGMTVQAHTTSVESLDMAIEAGVNIVTHGDISGPTQAIPEVTLRKLTDRKVAVSALPVTQRHLDAMTPDGILTPYMKIGRDNIRNMIRAGVTLLMSTDAGIENPILLSESGSLATDTVDSRTKLGEGHFNALVAFEEAGMAPMEVLRSATSHVARAYRLEQEIGTLEPGRRADLVILDADPLASARNYRRIRTVIKDGVTVDRSSLPRNPIISALVPPPAGK
- a CDS encoding ABC transporter permease; this translates as MAWSSIRSALEALIGRRRADRELAEEIRHHLDLETEYRIDQGEAPKDARQTAIRAFGNTTRVAEEVRDERGGSRIESVLKDLAFAIRSLRRDAGLTTIVVLALGVGIGAATALFAVVRSALLTPLPYENPAGIVTVWSAWKDVDRTWLSYDEYEAWQAEIPAFASIALFASGAVNLTGGDQPERVRSAQVGADLFRVLGVTPIRGRGFTEDEDRPGGPAVAVISHELWSRRFGADPAIVGGTIEVNGASASLLGVLPPGFKLPLDFGADGATDVYLPLATDAAQQGAVPGPAMNPGGGSHNFYAVARLAPGATAAQADAQLRERVAGFVRDNIYTAAFGFRAFTIPVDDLVSGEVRQPLLVLLGAVGIVLLIACANVAGLLLVRGERRRRELAVRTALGAGQARLVRLLFIETGVLAAAGAVAGIVIAWLTVAAIRQLGMTSLPRVAEARIDPLLLGVALLIATLTAILTGILPSLQVRQLDPADELRESGHRASAGKGRLRWRQTLVTAEIALAVVLVTGAGLLVRTVRNLLALDPGFDPRGVLTMRLSTPSTWYGDSAAVAGFWNTLTAEVGRIPGVRSVGAVRLLPLATDMGDWGMAVEGYTPPPNQGTPGDWQIVTPGGLEAMGYRLLEGRLLDSGDDLNGPLAMVVNRTFVDRYLGGRSALGTRVLIGSSLGLAAPPYHIVGVVEDVHHNTLKSTIKPGFYVTVAQFARAPGSTIRSLSLAIRTDGDPKALIAPVRNVVRQVDPRLPISEIRTMEEIVGASIAAPHFAMRLLSSFGIIALGLAAIGIFGIVSHAVAVRRQEFGIRAALGAPPIELLRAGLWPGLRQTAAGIAIGTALALGLTGLLSRVLEGVSPTDPLTFVAVILLTGLVAFIASFLPAVRAARVPPGSVLRGD